In Bacillus sp. BGMRC 2118, a single window of DNA contains:
- a CDS encoding DUF1027 domain-containing protein encodes MFQINHLTYEILEDYREGFNEEALRGRYSEILNKYDYIVGDWGYNQLRLKGFFDDHNQKATYDTKISTLKEYLYEYCNFGCAYFVLRKVKK; translated from the coding sequence TGAAATATTGGAAGATTATCGGGAAGGCTTTAATGAGGAAGCCCTTCGAGGAAGATATAGCGAGATTTTAAATAAGTACGATTATATAGTAGGGGATTGGGGTTATAATCAACTTCGCCTAAAAGGCTTCTTTGATGATCATAATCAAAAGGCAACCTACGATACTAAAATCAGCACGTTAAAAGAATACTTATACGAATACTGTAATTTTGGTTGTGCTTATTTTGTACTTCGTAAAGTAAAAAAATAG
- a CDS encoding cytosolic protein, with amino-acid sequence MVDNKDNETYTDFSNVEAMRNFIVPNHMPEGPYGCPIGADEPVQNKTTPWKEGQRTYSAFNYEFKNLHQDIPRQFPGAHPTHDDPEVNEEQPFTTPTFSKEK; translated from the coding sequence ATGGTAGACAATAAAGACAACGAAACGTACACTGATTTCTCTAATGTAGAAGCCATGCGCAACTTTATTGTACCCAATCACATGCCCGAAGGACCATATGGTTGTCCAATTGGCGCTGATGAACCTGTTCAAAATAAAACAACACCTTGGAAAGAGGGCCAAAGAACATATAGTGCCTTCAATTATGAATTTAAAAATCTTCACCAAGATATTCCAAGACAATTTCCTGGTGCTCATCCAACTCATGATGATCCAGAAGTTAATGAAGAACAGCCTTTTACAACACCAACATTTAGTAAAGAAAAATAA
- a CDS encoding DUF3055 domain-containing protein encodes MTERMYLYDDTVQTNTRFVSFMGENARFDLAIIISDRYYGKKLVLDIQGGRFAIIGQDDLEEPGYLEEAYNLNEEDAEELRSFLYEIV; translated from the coding sequence ATGACTGAACGTATGTACCTTTATGATGATACTGTACAAACCAATACACGATTTGTGAGCTTCATGGGTGAAAATGCCCGTTTTGATTTAGCGATTATTATTTCCGACCGTTATTATGGTAAGAAGCTGGTCCTTGATATTCAAGGTGGTCGTTTTGCGATTATTGGACAAGATGATTTAGAAGAGCCGGGATATTTAGAGGAAGCTTACAATTTAAACGAAGAGGATGCTGAAGAGCTTCGTAGTTTCTTATACGAAATCGTTTAA
- a CDS encoding EAL domain-containing protein yields the protein MTGSPLINSIINWSKIVLPHKKLRYYPPSFILRNPVIEGVESCFKKGYQAAVIVFNQTEHYSVNTKQYRHELKECFKQSILEVFNDENIISLHNHSSDGHALIIKVQHKKKESFFEIEGFINDILESVMDKLERKYQEVQFSFETGYMFIEESKYSTAEAIERAYHQANAMAEKRIHSKYNDLLFEMTRIINNKDLQLLAQPIIDVSTKQIKAWEILSRGPKGTTMESPLQLFSIARQTNLLFELEVIVLEKAFQQITKTGTNHLIFINFTPITLGSKEFIKATSELLSKYPSVDPYKIIIEITERDSIEGYKYFSDNIKALRTMGFRIAVDDTGAGYASLHTISEVLPDIIKIDRSVIQDIDTNSVKESMLKGLLLIAKETGSIVVAEGIEKEGEATVLSRNNVDLAQGYFYAKPDILPTVSQTVS from the coding sequence ATGACTGGAAGCCCTTTAATTAATTCGATTATAAATTGGAGTAAAATAGTTTTACCACATAAAAAGCTTAGATATTACCCACCTTCATTTATTTTACGAAATCCAGTAATTGAAGGTGTAGAATCATGCTTTAAAAAAGGATACCAGGCAGCGGTTATCGTTTTTAATCAAACTGAACATTATTCTGTAAATACGAAGCAATATCGTCATGAATTGAAGGAATGCTTCAAGCAGTCAATATTAGAAGTGTTTAATGATGAAAACATCATTTCACTTCATAATCATTCAAGTGACGGACATGCTTTAATTATAAAAGTACAACATAAGAAAAAAGAAAGCTTCTTTGAGATTGAAGGATTTATTAATGACATCTTAGAAAGTGTCATGGATAAACTAGAAAGAAAATACCAAGAAGTTCAGTTCTCTTTCGAAACAGGATATATGTTTATTGAGGAGTCTAAATATTCAACAGCTGAGGCAATTGAAAGAGCCTATCACCAAGCAAATGCGATGGCAGAAAAACGGATTCATTCCAAGTACAATGATTTGTTATTTGAAATGACCCGCATCATCAATAATAAAGATCTACAGCTATTAGCACAGCCGATTATCGATGTCTCAACGAAGCAAATTAAAGCATGGGAAATACTCTCGCGAGGTCCAAAAGGCACAACGATGGAAAGTCCCTTGCAGTTATTTTCAATCGCTAGACAAACAAATTTACTATTTGAATTAGAAGTGATTGTTCTCGAAAAAGCATTTCAACAAATAACAAAAACAGGTACGAATCATCTTATCTTTATCAACTTTACACCCATTACATTAGGTAGTAAGGAATTTATAAAAGCAACGAGTGAATTGCTGTCAAAGTACCCAAGCGTAGATCCATATAAAATTATTATTGAAATTACAGAACGTGATTCAATTGAAGGATACAAGTATTTCTCTGACAATATAAAGGCACTCAGAACGATGGGCTTTAGGATTGCTGTAGATGATACTGGAGCGGGATATGCAAGTCTTCATACGATCAGCGAAGTGTTACCGGATATAATTAAAATAGACCGTTCCGTGATCCAGGATATCGATACAAATTCAGTGAAAGAGTCGATGCTGAAGGGCTTATTGTTAATAGCGAAGGAAACAGGTTCGATAGTAGTGGCAGAAGGTATTGAAAAAGAGGGAGAAGCAACGGTGCTGTCTAGAAATAATGTTGATTTGGCGCAAGGTTATTTTTATGCAAAGCCAGACATACTTCCTACTGTATCACAAACTGTGTCTTAG
- a CDS encoding DUF86 domain-containing protein gives MYFVDRDKIESTLTYVESLLELLQNQKSFDSFLEKLALERIGHLLIEAILDVGNAMIDGFIMRDPGSYEDIIDILEDESVIDSAAAASLKKVIAFRKSLVQEYTTIQHAQLIETVKSEQQTIASFPASIRTYLQNELGPVSAFKK, from the coding sequence ATGTATTTTGTAGACCGAGATAAAATTGAAAGTACATTAACATATGTGGAATCTTTACTAGAATTACTCCAGAATCAAAAGTCATTTGACAGCTTTCTTGAGAAACTGGCTCTAGAAAGAATTGGCCATCTGCTAATAGAGGCAATATTAGATGTTGGAAATGCAATGATTGATGGATTTATCATGCGCGATCCTGGAAGCTACGAAGATATTATCGATATTTTAGAAGATGAATCTGTCATCGATTCTGCTGCAGCTGCATCGCTTAAGAAGGTTATTGCGTTTCGAAAATCATTAGTACAAGAATACACAACAATTCAACATGCTCAGTTAATCGAAACTGTAAAATCAGAGCAACAAACAATCGCATCCTTTCCTGCATCTATCCGCACCTATTTACAAAATGAATTGGGCCCAGTGAGTGCATTTAAAAAATAA
- a CDS encoding TIGR01457 family HAD-type hydrolase encodes MKKYEGYLIDLDGTMYKGSERIHEACDFVRALKEKNIPYLFVTNNSTKTPEQVAEHLQAFDIPAETNQVFTTAQATANYIYDLKKDAKVYVIGEEGLRLAIQEKGFTLTEEDADVVVSGLDRNITYDKLAIGCLAVRNGATFISTNGDIALPTERGFLPGNGSLTSVITVSTEVQPIFIGKPEKIIMEQALKAIGTNPSHTLMIGDNYQTDILAGIDAGLDTLLVHTGVTTREHMKEIEKQPTYVVDSLKEWMEFI; translated from the coding sequence ATGAAAAAGTATGAAGGCTACTTAATTGATTTAGACGGAACCATGTATAAAGGATCGGAACGAATTCATGAGGCGTGTGACTTTGTCAGAGCGTTGAAAGAAAAAAATATACCATACTTATTTGTGACAAATAACTCAACGAAAACACCGGAACAGGTGGCTGAACACTTACAAGCATTTGATATACCTGCGGAAACGAACCAAGTATTTACCACTGCACAAGCAACAGCTAATTATATTTATGATTTAAAAAAAGATGCGAAGGTATATGTAATTGGTGAAGAAGGGCTGCGTCTAGCTATACAGGAAAAGGGCTTTACCTTGACTGAGGAAGATGCTGACGTTGTTGTATCAGGGTTAGATAGAAATATTACCTATGATAAGCTTGCTATTGGTTGTCTTGCAGTTCGTAACGGTGCGACGTTCATCTCTACAAATGGAGATATTGCACTCCCCACTGAAAGAGGATTTCTGCCAGGTAATGGCTCACTTACATCTGTCATTACCGTTTCAACAGAAGTTCAACCAATTTTTATTGGAAAGCCGGAAAAAATTATTATGGAACAAGCATTAAAGGCAATCGGAACAAACCCATCCCATACGTTAATGATTGGAGATAATTACCAAACGGATATCCTGGCCGGAATTGATGCTGGCTTAGATACACTTCTCGTTCATACAGGTGTTACGACTAGAGAACATATGAAGGAAATTGAGAAGCAGCCAACATATGTAGTCGATTCGTTAAAGGAATGGATGGAATTTATATAA
- a CDS encoding phosphatidylglycerophosphatase A → MENSNRSRLEVTARKWLQERGVTIEDIGDLVYFLQVKYHPDLTKDVCIHNVEKVLSKREVQNAILTGIQLDRLAEKKQLEEPLQSTIEVDEGLYGIDEIIALSIVNIYGSIGFTNFGYIDKQKPGILQFLNDKSTGQCHTFLDDIVGAIAAAASSRLAHSAAAKEEKYDGE, encoded by the coding sequence ATGGAAAATTCTAATAGATCCAGACTAGAAGTTACAGCAAGAAAATGGCTACAAGAACGAGGTGTAACAATTGAGGATATTGGGGATCTTGTTTACTTTTTACAAGTAAAATATCATCCTGACCTGACAAAAGATGTTTGTATACACAACGTTGAAAAGGTTCTGTCGAAACGAGAAGTACAAAATGCCATTTTAACAGGTATCCAATTGGATCGTTTAGCAGAGAAGAAACAGTTAGAAGAACCGTTACAAAGTACAATTGAAGTAGATGAAGGTCTGTATGGAATTGATGAAATTATTGCTTTATCTATCGTAAATATTTATGGATCAATTGGGTTTACGAACTTTGGCTATATTGATAAACAAAAACCTGGTATTTTACAATTTTTAAATGATAAATCGACAGGGCAGTGTCATACGTTTCTAGATGACATTGTAGGAGCCATTGCAGCAGCTGCTTCAAGTCGCCTAGCTCATAGTGCAGCAGCAAAAGAAGAAAAGTATGATGGAGAATGA
- the yutH gene encoding spore coat protein YutH: MRNSFIFITSFHFLGHINVSREGDLYVKQHLHTLFNLRAEPDGLYRSYERYRCQSGHYLVVPVAHLEADEIEEMSLLGEYFIQKGDQHIAAIVKNKRGEIVSKAEEQLFVLLKCPYEARNVDYSRTISEELAVFHQKGRRITFPIQKLVRIGQWKAMWEKRIDQMEQFWALKTKDHPIELFERLFIESFPYYVGITENAIQYLVDTEMDDLPKENDYGTVCHHRFSYDCWRHESIMRLPTDWVYDHPSRDLVEWIRSSFNEEPQRSEHYYQFISNYEKVQPLSTFSLRLLYSRLMFPVHYLECIESYYRTQDEEQKQALTEHLQLILKRSHRYERLLHDIHGLIGTRRRGMNIPKVNWI, from the coding sequence ATTCGGAATTCCTTTATATTTATTACAAGTTTTCACTTTCTAGGACATATAAATGTCTCAAGAGAGGGGGACTTATACGTGAAACAACATTTGCACACATTATTTAATCTTCGGGCAGAACCAGATGGATTGTACCGGTCCTACGAGAGATATCGATGTCAAAGTGGACATTATCTAGTTGTTCCCGTCGCTCACCTGGAAGCAGATGAAATTGAAGAAATGTCCCTGCTAGGGGAATATTTCATTCAAAAAGGTGATCAGCACATTGCTGCAATCGTAAAAAATAAACGAGGGGAAATTGTGAGCAAGGCGGAAGAACAATTATTTGTGTTACTCAAATGTCCATATGAAGCTCGTAACGTTGATTATTCTAGGACTATTTCAGAAGAATTAGCAGTATTTCATCAAAAAGGACGCAGGATTACCTTCCCGATACAAAAGTTGGTCAGAATCGGTCAATGGAAGGCGATGTGGGAAAAACGAATTGATCAGATGGAACAGTTTTGGGCATTAAAGACGAAGGATCATCCAATAGAGCTCTTTGAAAGATTGTTTATTGAATCCTTCCCTTATTATGTAGGCATCACGGAAAATGCTATCCAATACTTAGTAGATACGGAGATGGACGATTTACCGAAAGAGAATGATTATGGAACAGTATGTCATCACCGTTTTTCATATGATTGCTGGAGACATGAATCCATTATGAGATTACCAACTGACTGGGTCTACGATCATCCAAGCCGTGATCTGGTAGAATGGATACGCTCATCCTTTAATGAAGAACCACAAAGAAGTGAACATTATTATCAATTTATCTCTAACTATGAGAAGGTCCAGCCACTATCTACTTTTTCCTTGAGATTGCTGTACTCCAGATTAATGTTCCCTGTACACTATTTAGAATGCATTGAATCATATTACCGTACGCAAGATGAGGAACAAAAACAAGCTTTAACAGAACATCTCCAACTTATATTAAAAAGATCACATCGCTACGAAAGACTGTTACATGACATTCATGGGTTAATAGGAACAAGAAGAAGGGGAATGAATATCCCGAAAGTAAATTGGATTTAG
- a CDS encoding NifU family protein: protein MMEQVKEVLDKLRPFLLRDGGDVELVDVEDGIVKLRLLGACGSCPSSTITLKAGIERALLEEVPGVIEVEQVF, encoded by the coding sequence ATGATGGAACAAGTAAAGGAAGTATTAGATAAGCTTCGTCCATTCCTTCTTCGCGATGGTGGAGATGTTGAATTAGTAGATGTAGAGGATGGGATTGTTAAATTACGTCTTCTAGGTGCATGCGGAAGCTGCCCAAGCTCGACTATTACATTAAAAGCTGGTATTGAACGTGCATTATTAGAGGAAGTACCAGGAGTAATTGAAGTAGAACAAGTTTTCTAA
- a CDS encoding DUF1462 family protein has translation MSLIEVEICVYGAEVLCPSCVNMPSSKETYDWLEAAVGRKFPNQPFTITYIDIFNPPVDEEKAEFASRVIEEDMFYPVVVINNEIVGEGNPRLKTVYAELEKYGYTAE, from the coding sequence ATGTCATTAATTGAAGTGGAAATTTGTGTATATGGTGCAGAGGTTTTATGTCCGAGCTGTGTAAACATGCCTTCATCGAAGGAAACGTATGATTGGTTAGAAGCAGCGGTAGGACGGAAGTTTCCAAACCAGCCGTTCACAATTACATATATTGATATTTTTAATCCACCTGTTGACGAGGAAAAGGCTGAATTCGCCAGCAGAGTAATTGAAGAAGATATGTTTTATCCTGTTGTTGTGATTAACAATGAAATTGTAGGAGAAGGAAATCCTCGGCTTAAAACCGTGTATGCAGAATTGGAAAAGTACGGATATACGGCAGAATAA